The window CAGCGTTGGAGGCAAGTGAATCATGGGAGTCTGTAGCGGCTTTGCTGCACCACGGGACACATGCCGATTTCTGGACAATGTGTAGAGAGTGGCCCACAAACGATTGAGCAGTATGCATGAGGGACGATGACTCAGCTGCAAGCTATTGAGACACTTCAGATGGGACAACCACAGCGGATGCTACCAACTTGGAGCGATCGGGTTCAGTGGTTAGCGGCATTCTATTTATCGAGTTCGCCGTCGATAGATTGATTGATAGAGGGGTACTGGGCTTTAGGTAAATGGCACGGGTTGTCTACATAGCTCTTAATCAGTATTATAGCTAGCGGCTTTGGGCCTTCGAATAGCCCCTTGGCTTAGTGAATCTTGTGGTTAACGGTGCGGCTAAGACATTTGCGGTGGGGCGAGCTTTTGGTTGAGAATAAGCCATCTGAGAGGTGAGTTCTGTCTTTTGAGTGCCGGTTGGACAACCTTACGTCAATACTTTTGAGGATTGTCTATACCTATGATTGAGACTCGCGGGTTTGGGAATGCAGCTACGCACCACGGTGATCGAACTTTTTTCAACCTTTATTCGGTTCTCGGGCGATCGTTTTGATGGTTGGGTCAGCGATTGGCGACTGAAAAAGGGGATGGCAGATCACCTGACTCGGGCAGACCAAGCGATACAATCGGAAGATTTTTGGGCATTGTACTGGCATCAACGTTGGCAGTCCGACATATCTAGTCAGGCAGAGGCTCACCTCCAGGCTTATCTGCAAGAACCCTGCTACTGGGCAGCCCGACGGATCACAGAGCGCTTTGTCCAGGGGCAATGGACTTTGGCCGATGGGTTTCAAACGGCGATCGCCCATACTCCCAGTATTCTCAAGCGCTATAAACCGGACTACGGCAGTAGCCTAAGCACCTATGCCCAGACTGCGTTTAGCAACGTCATTCGTGATCATCTGCGGCAGCAGCATGAGGCCAATATTTGCAGCGATTGGGGCCTGCTGCGCCGCCTCAGCCAGGCACAGCTCCAGCGATCGTTGGGGTTTGCAGGGGTGCCCCAAACGGAGTCTGCCATCCTAATATGGCAATGCTTTAGAGCGGTTTGTCTGCCCGATCCCCAGCGACCGGTGAAGGCTTTACCTCCGCCGACTCCCGACCAGATAGCCCAAATGGCTGAGCGCTACAACCAGCAACGGGTTCAGCTCAGCCCAATACCCCCCCGGCTCGGGGCTGAAGACCTGGTAGTGAGTCTTCAGCAAGTGGTGCAGGCGGCTCGTGCCTACCTGGCACCGCCGATCATATCGCTCAATCAGTCCCAGTTTGACCAGGCTGGTCAAGAGCAGTTAGATACCTTGAGTAGTGACGATAGTCCCATGAACCGGCTGCTAGCGAATGAAGCCTACGCCGAACAGCAGCGGCGGGTGCAGCAACTGGAGGCCGTGTTGGGAGGTGCGATCGCGGCGCTAACTCTAGCCGATCAAACCCTGCTGCAGCTTTATTATCGAGGGGGGCTAACTCAAGCGGCGATCGCCCAACAGCTGCAAATGCAGCAGTATCAGGTGTCGCGTCGGCTCAGTCGGGTGCGCCAGCAGCTCTTAGTCAATGTGGCCCAGTGGAGTCAAAAAACCCTGCATATTACCCTTGATTCCGCCGTATTAGCCAGTATGAGCGACGCGATTCACGAGTGGTTACAGCGGCATTATCAGAACACAGCAGAGGATCTCGATGAGCTTGGTGTTTGACAATCCGGTGCAACCCGTACTGGCGATGTCGCCCGATCTAGCGCTGTGGCAGCAGTGCCAGTCGATTACAGATCCGGCGGCCCGCTGGCGGGTCTATCTGCATCGGTTGGGGTTGGAGGCTCTGCGCGGTTGGGCGCAGGACGAAATTAACCAGTCAATTCACCCCTGGCCCGCCGATGCGGTTGATCTCTGGCAGTGGGTTGATGGGCTGGCCCTGGTGCTGGGTGATCGCCGCCTGGTGGTGATCTTGAGTGAGGCGATCGATGCCACATCGCTGGCGGTGCCCCAGGAATGGGTCGATATTCCGGATTGGGCAGCGGACTACTATGTAGCGGCTCAGGTGGATGTTGACGAGCAGCGGCTGGCACTGTGGGGCTATGGCACCTACGCCCAGGTGAAAATCCAGGGGCAATACGAGCCGCGCGATCGCACCTACAGCCTCAGCGCAAATGACCTGATCCAAGATTTTTCTGTTTTTTGGGTAGCTCAACAGCTCGAACAACCCCAAACCATTGCACTTCCCGACCTTCCCCCTCTCTCAGAGGCCCAGGCTGAGCGGCTGATCGAGCGGCTAGCCGGGGCTCTCGAACCAAGGCTAGATATGCCGTTTGAGCAGTGGGGGGCGCTGCTTAAGAATACCCGCTGGCGGCGGCAGATCTGGCAGCAGCGGCAGGGCATAGCGTCGGTTGACATAAGCGACTGGGTCAGACAACTATTTGCACCGAGTTGGCGATCGCTGGCCTCGCTGCTGCCCCAAACCCCGGCGTTAGGGTTTCGTTCTGTGGGCATCAGCCCTGGGATGATCAGTCGAGGCAAAGCCATTTTTCTTAACCCCCCCGGTTTCTATCTGGTGCTGGGGGTGCGGGTGGAGATAGCGGACGATGATCGTCGGAGCATTAGCATCCAGCTTTTTCCATCCACGGCGGACATATTGCCAGGGGGCATCATCCTTGCTTTAGATCTGCCAGAAACCGAAGCGCGGCTGCAAACGGTGCAAGCGGGCGATCGCGACAATTACATTCAGCTACCGAGTTTTCGCTGTCCGCTGGGACAACAGTTTCGGGTCAGGGTTCAGCTGGGGGATGCTATGGTGCAAGAGGATTTCATCAGCTAAGAGCTGAGACAATGGCACAGCGCATTTTGCTCAATCTGGGCCAGGGGGATTGGCACACGGGCTTTGCCAGCGTCACTGCTCAGCTTTGGGAAAATGAGCTGCCCCCCATTCAGTTTGTGGGCAGTTTGCCGCCGTGCCCCCACCTAGCCACCCAGTATCAGCGCTGGCAGCAGCTTTATGAAGCGATCTACGGTAGCCAAAGCCGCTGGCGACGAGCTCCGTCGCCGTTTGAGTTTGAGTCGACGACGGTCACCAATGTTTCGCACCACGAGTTTGAAACCCTCTGCACTTCCCTGCACAGCGAGCTAAACCAGTGGTTAATGGCGACCACCTTTGCGCCCATCGAGCGCCGCCTGCGCACCCACCTCTCAGCTCAGGCGGCCATTCAAGTGATGCTCACCGCCCAAGCTAAATCGGTGCTGCGCTTTCCATGGGGGCTGTGGCAGCTGTTTGAAGACTATCCCAAAGCAGAACTTTCCCTCAGTCTGCCCGACTATCACCGCGCCCTCAAGCAGACCCAAGGCAACCCCACCGGGGGGGTCAGCATCCTGGCGGTGCTGGGCAACGACACCGATATCGATGTAGAAACGGATCGGCAGATTTTAAGCCAGTTGCCCCAGGCCCAGGTGACACTCTTGGCCCAGCCTAGCCTAAGCGAATTACAACACCAGCTGTGGGAATTCTGCTGGGACATTCTGTTTTTTGCCGGGCACAGCACCAGTCAAGGCCAGGGTTATCTACAGGTCAACCAAACAGAATCACTGTCCATTGAACAGCTCAAATACGCCCTGGGGCGCACGATTCAGAATGGCTTGCAGCTGGCCATTTTGAACTCCTGCGACGGGCTAGGGCTGGCCTGGACTCTGGCCGACCTGCACCTGCCCCAAACGATTGTGATGCGGGAGCCGGTACCCGATGCGATCGCGCACCAGTTCCTCAAAGGGTTTTTGGCCTCGTTCGCCAGCGGCCAGCCGCTCTACAATGCTGTGCGCGAAGCTCGGGAAAAGCTCCACGGCCTAAGCGAACTAGGAATCTGTGCCGCCTGGCTGCCGGTAATTGTGCAAAATCCGGCAGAAGTGCCCCCCACCTGGTCCCAGCTAGCGAGTCAGCCCGTGGAAGTTCCCACTCCGATGATGCTGCCTCAGCCAAAGCCTGCTCGGCGTCGACTGGGACTGGGCAGCCTGGCCGTCACAGTCACGATTTTAGCCCTGCGTTGGGCAGGCATTCTGCAACCGATCGAGCTGTGGACCTACGACACCTTGATGCGGTTGCGCCCAACCGAAACTCCTGACTCTCGCCTGGTGGTGGTGACGGTCGACGAAAACGACATCCAATCCCAAACTTCCTCAGACCGACGCGGTTCGGTGGCCGATGAGATTCTGCACCAAGCCCTGACCATTTTGGCTGAGGGAGAACCTCGGACCATTGGCCTTGACCTGTACCGCGACTTTCCGGCCCGTGATCCGGCGTTGATGGCAGCGCTGGGGCAGCCTAACCTGGTGGGGTTATGCAAAAGTCGGGATGTGACCGCAGGCTCGGTTGGCATCAGTCCGCCCCCAGAATTGCCCAACTCCCAGGTTGGCTTCAGTGATTTCATTGAAGAGCCTGACGGCCTTGTCAGGCGGCAGCTGCTGACCCTGACCCCAGATCCGGTTTCGCCCTGCACCTCGCCTTACGGCTTTGCCACATTGGTCGCCATTCACTATTTGCAAGCAGAGGGGGTGCAACCCAGGTTTACGGCCCAAGGCGATTTGCAAATTGGAAATGTGGTTTTCCCCCGACTAAACCAGCGCACGGGCGGGCTGCAACGCATGGACAATGGTGGCAACCAGCTGTTGCTTAATTACCGCGCCCTGTCGACCCCAAAGCAAATTGCGGTGACGATCTCACTTCAAGAGCTTCTGGGTGGTCAGGTGAATCTAGAGCGGCTGCGCGATCGCATTGTCTTAATCGGCATCACTGCTCCCAGCGGTGGCGACTACTGGTCAACCCCCTACGGTGCCCAGGGCCAGACGCGCACGGCGGGCGTGTTCATGCAGGCTCAGATGATCAGCCAACTAATCAGCGCTGTGGAGGACGGTCGGCCTCTGATCTGGGTCTGGCCACAGTGGGCTGAAACGCTGTGTATTGCGCTGGGGGTGATCGCCGGTAGTTTGCTCGCCTGGCAGTGGAAATCGGCCAAGCTGGCGCTGGCTTGTGTGGTGACAGCAATCGCGTTAATCGCGATCGCTTGGGTAACCCTGTTAACGGGGGGCTGGCTACCCCTGTTGCCGACCTTACTAGCTCTAAATGGCAGCGCATGGGTCACCCGGACGCTAGAGTGAACTCCTTTTTTTGTTCGCCTACTTTTGCTATAGGGTTATTGCCAACGAGTACCTGCGGATGGAAATAGAGATCGCCGTTCTAAGGAGGCAGGACAACTATGTGAGGTCCTGGCTTGAGGCGGCTGTTGGCAGATTTAGCCTCAGCTTTTGAGGGGGACGACTCACTTCATAGTTGCTGAGCGCTGAGAAAAAGCCTAACGCTAAGCCTTAGCTTTGCTTCATAGAGTCTTTACGTTACAAAAGCGACAATTCTTGGCCCTTGTCCTCCATACTTGGAAAACACTTCTTAGGGAGGGTGACAGAATGACAGCAAGATGCGGCGTAAAGCGATCGCCCCTATTATCTGCCATTGCCGTATTGGGGTTAGCCGCTACCATCTGGTTGCCCCTAGCCACCCTAGCCCGAGCGATGCCCACGCCTCCAGACCAGGGTGCACCGTCTGGTCGACAGCGGGGCGGCGCGTCTCGAGGCGACTGTGCAGACTATCAAGGCCTCACAGCCCTGGTACCGGTGGTAGATGGCATCGTCTGGAGCCAGACCCATAGCCCTAACCCCAAGTTTTTCTTCCATGTGCCAAAAGCTCTCACCGCCGACATTCCTCTAGAACTGGTGGTGCAAGATAGCAACGATAACTATCTATTTCATCGACAGTTCTCTGTCGATGCCCCATCTGGCATCCTTACCATACCGTTGACCTCCGAGGGGGCTGGTTTGATGCCTGGGGAAACCTACTCCTGGACGTTCTCAATTTACTGCGATCTGGCCCGTCCCTCAGCGGCGGTGTCTGTCTTTGGCACCATTCGGCGGGTCGCTGACGCTGCTGTGCCCCTGTCGGATACATCACCCTCCACTCAGCCGCTCAAGTTGGCCCAGCAGTATGCCGCCGCCGGGCTCTGGCACGAGGCCATGGGGCTGACTCTATCAGTGGCCGAGCCCAACAATGCCGACTATCTAGCTACCTTAACGTCTCTGCTAGAGTTGGCTGGACTAGCAGACCTCTCGCCAGCGGCCTTGGTATATGAGGTGCCTGAGTGATATGGATAGCACTAAGGGGTACTGGCGAAGCCTCCCCCAAGGGACCTAGGGGGACGAGGTGATGGGAATTTATCAACTAGATGTGATTCGCACCATTTGTCCTTTGGTCACAGGGGCAGGGTTTGTGCTTCTAGCAATGGTTTTGAGTCCCCCTCTAGTGCAGGCTCAGGTGACTCCAGACGCTACCCTACCATTAGAGGGCTCCACCGTTACCTCTGACGGCACCACCTATCAGATCACTGGGGGGGCGACCAGGGGCAGCAACCTATTCCACAGTTTTGAGCAGTTTTCGGTGCCCGCTGGCACTACAGCGGTGTTTGTTAACGCTGACAACATCGCCAACATCCTCAGTCGCGTCACGGGCAGTACCCCGTCAGATCTTCAGGGTACGATTCAGGCGGGGGGTAACGCCAACCTGTTTTTAATCAATCCGGCAGGTATGGTGTTCGGACCCAATGCCCGTTTGGATATTGGCGGCTCTTTTTTGGCTAGCACGGGGGAAGGGCTGCAGTTTGAGAATGGATTTGTCTACAGTACTGCCAATCCTGAGGTGCCGCCGCTGTTGACCATCAGCGCTCCCATCGGTCTCAACCTGAGCAATGCTCTAGGGAATATAGCGGTGGTCGGGGCAAACCTATCCGTTGCTGCCGACCAAACTCTGGCGCTAGTAGGCGGTGAAGTCTCTTTAACGGGAGCCCAGTTAGCGGCTCCTGGTGGACGGCTGCAAATTGGCAGTGGGCAACAGGCCAGTGAGTTAGGCCTCACAGTTGATCGGTCAGGATTTGAGGTGAACTTTGGTGGGATCAGCAGGGCTGGCAATATTCAACTGTCTAATCGGTCGGTCCTAAATGCTAGCGGCAGGGGTGGGGGTGCGATCGCACTCCAGGGACAAGCAATTACTTTGGCGAACCAGTCAGCCCTCCTTTCCGATACGCTGGGAGACCAAGATGGTCGTGGAGTTCAAATTGTCGCCGACCAGTTCCGATTACTGGATAGCTCCTACATCGGCGCGGCTACCTCAGGCAGCGGAGCGGGTAGCAGTATTGACGTTACGGCTAACGATATTGAAATTGTTGGGACTGCGATCGCGAACTACAAACTTGTAGAGTTTAAGATTTTTCTGGGCGCCAGGCAAATCAGCGATCGGGAGATTGGCGGTATTGCTGCCACAACGGTAGCCGCGGGGCGAGCCGGAGACATTTCCCTGAATGCTCGAAACATCCTGATCGATGAAGGCGTTTTGGTCTCAACGGAGTCGTTTGGCACAGGTAACGGCGGCGATATTGACATTACGGCAACAGAGTCGCTCAGCCTGACGGGGTCTGGGCTGTTGGGGGGCAGTCGAGTGTCCGGAATTCCCGTACTCACCCTCGAAGGCACCCCCAGTGGACTCGCTACCGGCGGCATCCCCGCCGGTAGCGGGGGCAATATCAATATCAACACAGCTCGACTCACCATTGCCGGTAACGGTGCCATTGGAGTCGGCACCCAAAGCGATCAAGACTCGGGCAATCTTGTGATTAACGCCACGGAGTCGGTGACCTTGCAAGGCGGCAGCGTCGAGCCCTATATCTTCCCGACCCAGATCACCACAATCTCCCTAGGGGGTAGCGGGGCCGCAGGGGATATTCAAATCACCACCGGGCGTCTAGCACTGCTGGATGGAGCCTTGATGTTTGCCGACTCAGGGGTTAGAACCGTGGCTGGAATCATTCCGTTGGGTGGCCCCGCAGGCAATGTCACCATTACCGCCACTGAATCGGTCGATATCATTGGCAGTCAACCCCTAGGCGCGAGTCTATTGTCAAGCACGGTTCGATCTAGAACCTTTACTGATGCACCAGCTGGCAGTGTCCAAATCACCACCCCCAATCTGACTTTGCGAGACGGAGGGCAAGTGACCAGCGCCACTCTAAATGAAGGGGCAGGCGGTGCCATTACTATCGATGCCGAAAATATATTTGTCTCAGGCGCTGCCAGCGAAGACGCCGATAGCATCAGCGGTATTTTTGCCAATTCAGGGACTGAACTCCTGGTTTCCTTCAACACCGGGGCGGTTGAGTCTGTACCCGCGAGCGGAGCAGGGGGAGCCATCACGATTAAGGCAAACACGCTAACCGTGCAAGACACCGCTGAGGTCACAGTCGGCAGTTTTGGCTCAGGGGAGGCCGGTAACCTTGCCATTACTGCTAATGCTATCCGTCTAGCTAACAATGGCAGACTGACCGCCACGACAACCTCCGACAGAGGAGGCAATATCACGCTCACCGCCAACACTCTGACTTTAGACAACAGCAGCATTACCGCGAGTTCCGAAAGGGGCGATGGTGGCAACCTGACCTTTAATCTTCGAGATTTTCTCCTGCTGAGAAATGGCGGCCTGATTTCGACCGAAGCTGGTACCGCCGGGGCCGGAGGTAACGGCGGCAACATTAACCTCAACCTGCCCAACGGCTTCATCGTGGCTGTGCCGATTGAAAATAGCGACATTCGTGCCAATGCTTTCGAGGGTGACGGCGGCAGCGTCACGATCACAGCCCAGAATCTGTTGGGCATTTCGTTTCGGCCCGATGTGCTCGATACACCGCTGAGCGACATCACAGCCAGTTCTCGTTTTGGCAACAGCGGCACGGTCACTATCAATGAACTTGCCCCCGATGTTGCCCAGGATGAGGTAGCGCTCCCCACTGAAACAGCCCCCACCGCCTTGGCCCAAGGCTGTCGCGCTCAGGGAGCGCAAGCGGGTAGCTTTGTTGTTACTGGACGTGGGGGATTACCTACAAACCCCGCTGACCTGCTCAGCGCCGATGCCGTCTGGCAAGATTTGGCCCCAATTTCTATTGGTGAGAGCAATACCGATCGCTCCTTTGATGCCCCTATGCCTGCCATGACCGCTCCTGATGCCCTTATGGTTGAAGCCCAAAGTTGGACTCGGGCTGAGGACGGCACGATCACGCTGCTGGCTAACGCTACGGCATCGCCAGATTATTTTGTGCCACGGGTAAATTGTTCGGGTGAATGAGCGAAAAGCAAGGCAGTAATACAGTGCTGGTGCGATCGCAACTCCAGCACCACTGCCTTGTCGTACCAAAAGCATCCAAAAAAAGTTCAAATGCAAGGCTGAGAGCTGCATATATGGTTCGGGTCAACCGTATATCTCAATTAGCGGTGTGCCGTTAGGAGGGAAGCTACGTCGTGGGGGAAGTCGCTAGCTCCTGCGATCGCACCTTGTCTCCCAATTCGGCAACCGCGCTAGGCCGCTCTGCACTTTTTCATCGGTGTTTGTTATGCCAAAGGTGGTTTTAATCATCTCTAGCAATGAGTACAAGTGCCAACACAAAGCTAATTAAGGAATACAGAATATGACCATTGATGCAATAGGTGAACTTAACAATAAATGGGGCGTGTGTGGGTTCACAGGCGCACTGTATGCTCTTCACGAGAATAGGCCCACATTGGAGCAGAACAGGTTATCGAGTGCCGCACCAACCAAAACCCGCATGATCGCTGAGATCAAATCTTTCTTACGGCAGTTGCAGGCTGATCGTAGAACGGAGATGCTGAATGAAATTGAGACCTTCACTAAAACCTTTCCAAATTACGAGGATTTTACTATAACCAATTACATTAAGCGCATCAACGATGCAGTAAAGGTTACGGATGGAAATTTCGGCGATTTTTCCATAGCGATGCCGCCAGATGCGGTTGTAGCTTATCTAAATTACATTGGGTTTCCCAACGCAAAGAGATTACCGCTAAGTGCCGATTCGTTGAGCAAGAATGAACTGGTGCTAGGCCTTTCTAGAGGGACAAGTGAAACAGTACGTCACTATATCTATCGCAAAGGCACCACAATTTACAGTTGGGGACAACAGTTCGATAACATGACCCAACTCAATAGTTGGGTTCAATCCAAGGGTATACTTCGTTATAACGACGCCCCGTGCTTGGCTATATCACCTCGAGGGTGAGCTTCTATAGGGCATCTTGATTAATTGAGTTCTTTTTTAGTTTGACGTGAGACGAGTGATTTTACTTCGCTCGTCTCATAGGCTATTCAACTGTTGTACTTTATAGAGTAGATTGACCCTGATTTTGACAACACTAGCTTCCTTTTACTAATTTTCATCGTTGGAGCTTTCCTCATTGCCGTTACTATCAATATCTGTTTTCCACCCGGTAATCTGATCAGACTTGGTTTGGCTATTTTGAACTTGTCCGATCGTCCCAGTTGCAATAATAGTTTTTATTAGGGTAGCTTGATCAGGGGCAAGTTGGGTCATTTCAAGCTGACCGATCGCACAGAACCGAAGCCGCGATCGCACCTTGTCCCCATCATGTTTAGGGCTTGCACTCACTATCTGAATCTGGCGAAAACGATGGCGGGTGGAGATGGTGGAACTGCTGTAGTGATGGGCACTATCGCTGAGCAGTTGGTTACAATCTGCCAGCCAGATCTGTTGATTCAGGCTGATTAATCCCATAATCAGCGAGGTGAGCTGTTCCACCTGAGCGTTACTCTTCCCCATCAGGTCAATCCAAAGTTCTTGCTGAAACTCGCGGCAGTCTTGATCCCGAGACCTATTTTGGTGGATGGGCAAAAACGTGATGTCGCCACCGTAGATAGCCACACAGGGCACTTTAAGGTTTTCAACCTGCTCTAGGGGCATGCCATGCCACTGTGCCTTGGGCACTACTTTTACCAAGTCATTTTGTAGCTGGATTTTAATTAGGTCGATCAGTGGATTGATCACAGCATCAACAGGTCATAACATCAGGATCGATCAGCTTCAACGACGGTCTGAACAGGCTTCGCCTCAGCCGGGATGACCGAGGGGCTATCCTCAGCATTGGCTAGTTCTTCTAGAACCTGAATGGCACCACTAATTCGCAGCAAGGTATCGCGCAGGTTAGCCTGCTTGGCTTCGAGTCCTGCCAGCATTCTTTGTCCGGCTTCGTACTCAGTCTTGAGAGATTGGAGACGTTGTCGGATCTTTTCCTGCATGCTAATTAACTATTTTTAGAAGTATAAACCAAAGCTTAATATTGAGCCACTTAAACATGAATCTATTTCTTTCATTAAGTATTAACGTAACGTTGTCTCAATGAAAAAGTGTTAGGGCTATACTCCCACGTACTGAATGTAAGCTAAAACGTAAAAAGGAGGCATAATATCAATGGCTGTAGGAGAGGTGCTTCCCACAGTGGTCGCACTAGCGGTATGTGTGTGCGTCCCAGCAGTGTGCGTGTCTGGAGGTGGGGTTGTCCAGTCACTAAAGAATTGAGGGCGTTGAGTACTGCCACTAACTCCTTGTGGTGTAAACAATGGTTTTTCATATTTATGAGAATGTTCTCCAGCTGAGTTAACTGTTATCTCATGGGTATGAGATGGTATGTTGCTAGTTGCTAGCGTTACTCCTATGTTTCCACCTGTTGTCCCTACTGTATAACTTGCAGAATTGCCCAGAATAAACTTGCCACTCAAATT is drawn from Leptolyngbya subtilissima AS-A7 and contains these coding sequences:
- a CDS encoding sigma-70 family RNA polymerase sigma factor → MQLRTTVIELFSTFIRFSGDRFDGWVSDWRLKKGMADHLTRADQAIQSEDFWALYWHQRWQSDISSQAEAHLQAYLQEPCYWAARRITERFVQGQWTLADGFQTAIAHTPSILKRYKPDYGSSLSTYAQTAFSNVIRDHLRQQHEANICSDWGLLRRLSQAQLQRSLGFAGVPQTESAILIWQCFRAVCLPDPQRPVKALPPPTPDQIAQMAERYNQQRVQLSPIPPRLGAEDLVVSLQQVVQAARAYLAPPIISLNQSQFDQAGQEQLDTLSSDDSPMNRLLANEAYAEQQRRVQQLEAVLGGAIAALTLADQTLLQLYYRGGLTQAAIAQQLQMQQYQVSRRLSRVRQQLLVNVAQWSQKTLHITLDSAVLASMSDAIHEWLQRHYQNTAEDLDELGV
- a CDS encoding DUF1822 family protein translates to MSLVFDNPVQPVLAMSPDLALWQQCQSITDPAARWRVYLHRLGLEALRGWAQDEINQSIHPWPADAVDLWQWVDGLALVLGDRRLVVILSEAIDATSLAVPQEWVDIPDWAADYYVAAQVDVDEQRLALWGYGTYAQVKIQGQYEPRDRTYSLSANDLIQDFSVFWVAQQLEQPQTIALPDLPPLSEAQAERLIERLAGALEPRLDMPFEQWGALLKNTRWRRQIWQQRQGIASVDISDWVRQLFAPSWRSLASLLPQTPALGFRSVGISPGMISRGKAIFLNPPGFYLVLGVRVEIADDDRRSISIQLFPSTADILPGGIILALDLPETEARLQTVQAGDRDNYIQLPSFRCPLGQQFRVRVQLGDAMVQEDFIS
- a CDS encoding CHASE2 domain-containing protein, producing the protein MAQRILLNLGQGDWHTGFASVTAQLWENELPPIQFVGSLPPCPHLATQYQRWQQLYEAIYGSQSRWRRAPSPFEFESTTVTNVSHHEFETLCTSLHSELNQWLMATTFAPIERRLRTHLSAQAAIQVMLTAQAKSVLRFPWGLWQLFEDYPKAELSLSLPDYHRALKQTQGNPTGGVSILAVLGNDTDIDVETDRQILSQLPQAQVTLLAQPSLSELQHQLWEFCWDILFFAGHSTSQGQGYLQVNQTESLSIEQLKYALGRTIQNGLQLAILNSCDGLGLAWTLADLHLPQTIVMREPVPDAIAHQFLKGFLASFASGQPLYNAVREAREKLHGLSELGICAAWLPVIVQNPAEVPPTWSQLASQPVEVPTPMMLPQPKPARRRLGLGSLAVTVTILALRWAGILQPIELWTYDTLMRLRPTETPDSRLVVVTVDENDIQSQTSSDRRGSVADEILHQALTILAEGEPRTIGLDLYRDFPARDPALMAALGQPNLVGLCKSRDVTAGSVGISPPPELPNSQVGFSDFIEEPDGLVRRQLLTLTPDPVSPCTSPYGFATLVAIHYLQAEGVQPRFTAQGDLQIGNVVFPRLNQRTGGLQRMDNGGNQLLLNYRALSTPKQIAVTISLQELLGGQVNLERLRDRIVLIGITAPSGGDYWSTPYGAQGQTRTAGVFMQAQMISQLISAVEDGRPLIWVWPQWAETLCIALGVIAGSLLAWQWKSAKLALACVVTAIALIAIAWVTLLTGGWLPLLPTLLALNGSAWVTRTLE
- a CDS encoding DUF928 domain-containing protein yields the protein MTARCGVKRSPLLSAIAVLGLAATIWLPLATLARAMPTPPDQGAPSGRQRGGASRGDCADYQGLTALVPVVDGIVWSQTHSPNPKFFFHVPKALTADIPLELVVQDSNDNYLFHRQFSVDAPSGILTIPLTSEGAGLMPGETYSWTFSIYCDLARPSAAVSVFGTIRRVADAAVPLSDTSPSTQPLKLAQQYAAAGLWHEAMGLTLSVAEPNNADYLATLTSLLELAGLADLSPAALVYEVPE
- a CDS encoding filamentous hemagglutinin N-terminal domain-containing protein: MGIYQLDVIRTICPLVTGAGFVLLAMVLSPPLVQAQVTPDATLPLEGSTVTSDGTTYQITGGATRGSNLFHSFEQFSVPAGTTAVFVNADNIANILSRVTGSTPSDLQGTIQAGGNANLFLINPAGMVFGPNARLDIGGSFLASTGEGLQFENGFVYSTANPEVPPLLTISAPIGLNLSNALGNIAVVGANLSVAADQTLALVGGEVSLTGAQLAAPGGRLQIGSGQQASELGLTVDRSGFEVNFGGISRAGNIQLSNRSVLNASGRGGGAIALQGQAITLANQSALLSDTLGDQDGRGVQIVADQFRLLDSSYIGAATSGSGAGSSIDVTANDIEIVGTAIANYKLVEFKIFLGARQISDREIGGIAATTVAAGRAGDISLNARNILIDEGVLVSTESFGTGNGGDIDITATESLSLTGSGLLGGSRVSGIPVLTLEGTPSGLATGGIPAGSGGNININTARLTIAGNGAIGVGTQSDQDSGNLVINATESVTLQGGSVEPYIFPTQITTISLGGSGAAGDIQITTGRLALLDGALMFADSGVRTVAGIIPLGGPAGNVTITATESVDIIGSQPLGASLLSSTVRSRTFTDAPAGSVQITTPNLTLRDGGQVTSATLNEGAGGAITIDAENIFVSGAASEDADSISGIFANSGTELLVSFNTGAVESVPASGAGGAITIKANTLTVQDTAEVTVGSFGSGEAGNLAITANAIRLANNGRLTATTTSDRGGNITLTANTLTLDNSSITASSERGDGGNLTFNLRDFLLLRNGGLISTEAGTAGAGGNGGNINLNLPNGFIVAVPIENSDIRANAFEGDGGSVTITAQNLLGISFRPDVLDTPLSDITASSRFGNSGTVTINELAPDVAQDEVALPTETAPTALAQGCRAQGAQAGSFVVTGRGGLPTNPADLLSADAVWQDLAPISIGESNTDRSFDAPMPAMTAPDALMVEAQSWTRAEDGTITLLANATASPDYFVPRVNCSGE